One window from the genome of Nicotiana sylvestris chromosome 9, ASM39365v2, whole genome shotgun sequence encodes:
- the LOC138877101 gene encoding uncharacterized mitochondrial protein AtMg00300-like, whose protein sequence is MGNNATCAIVGIGSVRVRCHDGVVRTITQVRHVPDLKKNLISLSTLDEQGYRYMSEAGTIKVTKGSLVMLKGKLENGLYTLAGSTIVGSANASTVQLSNDDKARLWHMRLGHMSARGLEMLSNRNLLEGEKISTLDFCEHCVLGKQKKVSFSTGKHKTRGVLDYIHSDLWGPSKLPSKGKKSI, encoded by the exons atgggcaataatgcaacttgtgcaatagttggcattggctcagttcgggttcgctgccatgatggagtcgtgaggactattacacaagtccgtcatgttcctgatctgaagaagaatttgatctccctgagtactctggatgaacaaggctacaggtacatgagcgaagcaggaactataaaggtgactaaaggttctttagtcatgctgaaaggcaagctggagaacggcctttacacattggccggaagcaccattgttggctctgcaaatgcatctacagtgcagttatctaatgatgacaaggcaagactatggcacatgagactgggtcatatgagcgcacgtggactggagatgttgagcaatcgtaaccttttggaaggtgagaagatcagcacacttgacttctgtgagcactgcgttctagggaagcaaaagaaggtcagcttcagcactggcaaacacaagacaagaggagtgctagactacatccattcagatttatggggtccctctaaacttccatcgaagggcaaaaagag catttaa